In a single window of the Candidatus Methylomirabilota bacterium genome:
- a CDS encoding PQQ-dependent dehydrogenase, methanol/ethanol family, producing MSLKRSTSLIGGLLILAGSLVVTAPMASANDDLLKLQKDDGQWAQQGKNYAATRYSTLNQITPDNVKNLKVAWSFSLGTLNGQEGGPLVVGDTMYVHSSYSTGNSHNIFALDLSKEGAPIKWKYVAKHDPKAVPVACCDLVHRGLNYANGKILYQTLDGIVIALDAKTGKEIWKARNADPSKGETNTGSGMVIHNKFIVGVAGGEFGVRGWISAYDVDTGKLIWKARSAGPDDELLLASDFNSANPHYGRFGEGTKSWPGEQWKVGGGTTWGYWSYDPELNLLYYSTGNPGTWNPAPRKGGDNKWSMTIWARNPDTGMAKWAYQMTPWDNWDYDGINESLLTDQTIGGKKVKALTHFDRNGFVYTLDRTNGTLLKADAFVYVNWAKGVDLKTGRPIVNTEKLTKQGEDTKNICPCAMGGKNQVPAAYSPKTNLFYAAVNNMCMNYEGVLVQYTAGAPYVGANVLMFNGMSSGGERKDNWWGNVIAWDVNQGKRVWDIKEQQPPWSGPVVTSTNVVFYGTMDGWFKAVSAVDGKLLWKHKVGSGIIGNPMTFKGPDGKQYVAVYSGIGGWFGATVSLDLPPDDPTAALGGVNAAYLSGLPMASSKGGTLYVFGL from the coding sequence ATGAGCCTAAAACGAAGTACGTCACTGATCGGGGGTCTGCTGATCCTGGCTGGAAGCCTTGTCGTGACGGCGCCGATGGCCTCTGCCAACGACGACCTGCTCAAGCTCCAGAAAGATGACGGGCAGTGGGCGCAGCAGGGGAAGAACTATGCGGCGACCCGCTACAGCACCCTGAACCAGATTACGCCCGACAACGTGAAAAACCTGAAGGTCGCCTGGTCGTTCTCGTTGGGGACCCTCAACGGCCAAGAGGGAGGCCCGCTGGTTGTCGGCGACACCATGTACGTCCACAGCTCCTACTCAACGGGCAACTCGCACAACATCTTCGCGCTTGACCTGTCCAAGGAAGGGGCGCCGATCAAGTGGAAGTACGTGGCCAAGCACGACCCAAAGGCGGTTCCGGTCGCCTGCTGCGACCTCGTCCATCGGGGTCTCAATTACGCGAACGGCAAGATCCTGTATCAGACGCTTGACGGTATCGTGATTGCCCTCGATGCCAAGACCGGCAAGGAGATCTGGAAGGCTCGGAATGCCGATCCCTCGAAGGGTGAGACGAACACCGGCTCCGGCATGGTGATTCACAATAAGTTCATTGTGGGTGTCGCCGGAGGTGAATTCGGCGTCCGCGGGTGGATCTCGGCCTACGACGTCGACACCGGGAAGCTGATCTGGAAGGCCCGCAGCGCGGGACCCGATGACGAGCTCTTGCTGGCGTCGGATTTCAACTCCGCCAATCCGCATTACGGGCGATTTGGCGAGGGGACCAAGAGCTGGCCCGGCGAGCAGTGGAAAGTGGGCGGCGGCACTACCTGGGGCTATTGGTCCTACGACCCCGAGTTGAATCTGCTCTATTACAGCACCGGCAACCCGGGGACCTGGAACCCCGCTCCCCGCAAGGGCGGCGACAACAAGTGGTCGATGACCATCTGGGCCCGCAACCCTGATACCGGGATGGCCAAGTGGGCCTACCAGATGACCCCGTGGGATAACTGGGACTATGACGGGATCAATGAGTCTCTTCTGACCGACCAGACGATCGGCGGTAAGAAGGTCAAGGCCCTCACGCACTTCGACAGGAACGGCTTTGTCTACACCCTGGATCGCACCAACGGCACCCTCCTCAAGGCCGATGCGTTCGTCTATGTCAACTGGGCCAAGGGGGTCGATCTGAAGACGGGACGGCCGATTGTGAACACCGAGAAGCTGACCAAGCAGGGCGAGGACACCAAGAATATCTGTCCCTGCGCCATGGGCGGCAAGAACCAGGTGCCGGCTGCCTACTCTCCGAAGACGAACCTCTTCTATGCGGCCGTCAACAACATGTGCATGAACTATGAGGGCGTGCTGGTTCAGTATACGGCCGGCGCTCCGTACGTGGGCGCGAATGTCCTGATGTTCAACGGTATGTCCAGCGGTGGCGAGCGCAAAGACAACTGGTGGGGTAATGTCATCGCCTGGGACGTCAACCAGGGAAAAAGGGTATGGGACATCAAAGAGCAGCAGCCGCCATGGAGCGGCCCGGTCGTGACGTCTACAAACGTGGTCTTCTACGGCACGATGGACGGCTGGTTTAAGGCGGTTAGCGCTGTCGATGGGAAGCTCCTGTGGAAGCACAAGGTCGGCTCCGGGATCATCGGGAACCCGATGACCTTCAAAGGGCCGGACGGCAAGCAGTATGTCGCCGTCTACTCCGGGATCGGCGGGTGGTTCGGCGCCACCGTGTCGCTCGACCTGCCGCCGGATGATCCGACTGCCGCATTGGGCGGTGTGAATGCGGCCTACCTGTCCGGTCTGCCCATGGCATCAAGCAAGGGCGGGACGCTGTACGTGTTTGGTCTGTAA
- a CDS encoding quinoprotein dehydrogenase-associated putative ABC transporter substrate-binding protein, producing MDRRRTTLSGLIALLLLLPFVGQASGAHLSQLKVCGDPDNLPFSNKQSEGFENKIAEVISKEMGAELAYFWWPHQRGLVRRALRPGLCDVMISIPQGWDQVLWTKPYYRSAYVLIYPKNRGLQITSLDDPILKQLKIGVYINTPPAEALANREIRANVVGYSLFDNVSTVRSDKIIRDLIAGELDVVLDWGPMAGYAVKQLNGSSPLEVVLLQGGEPGLPFTFEFSMGVKEGNKELKAELEAAIGKRQVEIRKILEDYGVPLLPLLAREQFSKTEDKPGEIFYRRFDREDPLPSY from the coding sequence ATGGACCGAAGACGTACTACACTCAGTGGATTGATTGCGCTGCTGCTGCTGCTACCCTTTGTCGGACAGGCCTCAGGCGCTCATCTTTCGCAACTCAAGGTCTGTGGCGATCCGGATAACCTGCCCTTCTCGAACAAGCAATCGGAGGGGTTTGAGAACAAGATTGCCGAGGTCATCTCCAAGGAGATGGGAGCAGAGCTGGCCTACTTCTGGTGGCCCCACCAGCGTGGGTTGGTCCGGCGTGCGCTGCGACCGGGACTCTGTGATGTGATGATCTCGATCCCGCAGGGCTGGGATCAGGTGCTCTGGACAAAGCCCTATTATCGGTCGGCGTATGTCCTGATCTATCCCAAGAATCGAGGGTTGCAGATCACATCGCTCGATGATCCGATTTTGAAGCAACTTAAGATTGGCGTATATATCAACACCCCGCCGGCGGAGGCATTGGCCAACAGGGAGATCAGGGCCAATGTCGTCGGTTACAGCCTCTTTGATAACGTTTCGACCGTGCGATCGGATAAGATCATCCGGGACCTGATTGCCGGCGAACTTGATGTCGTACTGGATTGGGGGCCGATGGCCGGCTATGCGGTCAAGCAGTTGAACGGATCGTCACCCCTGGAGGTCGTCCTCCTCCAGGGTGGAGAGCCGGGACTTCCTTTTACCTTTGAGTTTTCTATGGGGGTGAAGGAAGGCAATAAGGAACTCAAGGCTGAGCTTGAGGCGGCGATCGGCAAGCGCCAGGTCGAGATTCGGAAGATCCTGGAGGATTACGGGGTGCCACTTTTGCCGCTCCTGGCGCGCGAGCAATTTTCAAAGACTGAAGACAAGCCTGGAGAAATCTTTTACCGCCGTTTCGATCGGGAGGATCCCCTTCCCTCCTACTGA
- a CDS encoding cold shock domain-containing protein, whose product MRVTGTVKWFNDAKGYGFIAREDGDDVFVHYSAISGSGFRSLNEGQAVEFDVVDGPKGKQAANVTRAA is encoded by the coding sequence ATGCGAGTAACAGGTACAGTGAAGTGGTTCAATGATGCAAAAGGTTACGGATTTATTGCGCGGGAAGATGGCGACGACGTTTTCGTACACTATTCAGCGATTTCCGGATCCGGCTTCCGATCCCTTAACGAGGGGCAGGCCGTAGAGTTTGACGTCGTAGATGGACCAAAGGGCAAGCAGGCAGCCAACGTGACCAGGGCAGCGTAG
- a CDS encoding cold-shock protein gives MRVTGTVKWFNDAKGYGFLAREDGEDVFVHYSAISGSGFRSLNEGQAVEFDVVDGPKGKQAANVTRAD, from the coding sequence ATGCGAGTGACAGGTACTGTAAAGTGGTTCAACGATGCGAAGGGCTACGGCTTTCTCGCGCGGGAAGATGGCGAGGACGTATTCGTACACTATTCAGCGATTTCCGGATCCGGCTTCCGATCCCTTAACGAGGGGCAGGCCGTAGAGTTTGACGTCGTAGATGGACCAAAGGGTAAGCAGGCAGCCAACGTGACCAGGGCAGACTAG
- the sixA gene encoding phosphohistidine phosphatase SixA — protein MAGERTVLHYLVRHGAAKTELEDPTKPLSDLGRREVMRVARYAASVGIEVGEIRHSNRLRARQTAEILAEYLLPGLGIRETEGLSPGAELEPVRGQLEEATEPLMLVGHLPHLSRLISALVLGNSETEIIRPDTGTMICLVKTDRGFRLLWVLTPELAQG, from the coding sequence ATGGCAGGAGAGCGGACAGTCCTGCACTATCTGGTGCGGCATGGAGCGGCAAAAACCGAACTGGAGGATCCGACCAAGCCGCTTAGCGATCTCGGACGTCGGGAGGTCATGCGGGTGGCGCGATACGCCGCGTCCGTCGGCATTGAGGTCGGCGAAATTCGCCATTCCAACAGGCTGAGGGCCAGACAGACTGCCGAGATTCTGGCCGAATACCTGCTGCCCGGGCTCGGTATCCGCGAGACCGAAGGTCTTTCGCCCGGCGCCGAACTCGAACCTGTCCGCGGCCAATTGGAAGAAGCGACGGAGCCCCTGATGCTCGTCGGTCACCTGCCGCATCTGAGCCGCCTCATCTCCGCACTGGTGCTGGGGAACAGCGAGACAGAGATCATCCGACCGGACACTGGTACGATGATCTGTCTTGTAAAGACCGATCGGGGTTTTCGGCTCCTGTGGGTCCTCACCCCAGAGCTGGCCCAGGGGTAG